The nucleotide sequence CGAGCTGTACGCGGCGGCCGTGCCGGACGACACGGATCCGCGTCCCGAGCCGGCGTCGGTGGTGCCGGGCTTCCTGCGGCTGCTGGAGCGCCGTCCGGCGAGCGGCCGGTACACGGCCCCTTCGCTGAAGGGGTGGACGGTGTGAGGCGGGCACCGGTGGAGCGGGGTCTGGACATTCCGCGGGTGCCGGCCGAGCTGTCGGCGCGGGTACCGGCCGAGCAGCGCGGGGCGGGCCGTGACGACGTACGACTGCTGGTGTCGCACGGCACCCGCGTCTCGCACCATGTCTTCCGCGAGCTGCCCGGGCAGCTGCGGGCCGGGGACGTCCTGGTGGTGAACACGTCGGCGACGCTGGCGGCGGCGGTGAACGGGCGGATCCGTGGTGAGCGGGTCGTCACACACTTCTCGACGCGGGGTGACGACGGGCGGTGGGCGGTCGAGCTGCGCACCCCCGACCCGGCTGCCGGGGGTACGACGCTGCCGCGCGCGGGCGGCCCCGCCGGCACGGTCGTCCGGCTGCCGGGCGGGGGACGGCTGGTGCTGGAGCGGCCGCTGGACCCGGCGGGCGACCGGCTGTGGTGGGCGCGGGCCGAGGACGTCGACGTGCCGGGGCTGCTGCGGGCGTACGGGCGGCCGATCCGGTACGGGTACACGGAGCGGGACCAGCCGCTGTCGGCGTACCAGACGGTCTTCGCGCTGCCTGCGGCCGACGGCTCGGGTTCCGCGGAGATGCCGAGCGCCGGGCGGCCCTTCACCGCGGGTCTTGTGGCGGAGCTGGTGAGCAGGGGGGTGCAGTTCGCGCCGATCACGCTCCATACGGGGGTGGCGTCGGCGGAGGCGCACGAGCCGCCGTACCCGGAGCGGTTCGCGGTGCCCGCCGCGTCGGCGCGGCTGGTGAACGCGGCGCGTGCGGGTGGCGGCCGGGTCGTGGCCGTCGGTACGACGGCGGTGCGGGCGCTGGAGTCGGCTGCGGGGCCCACCGGGGTGGTGCGGGCGGCTTCGGGGTGGACGGATCTGGTGATCACGCCGCGCCGTGGGGTGCTGGCGGTGGACGGGCTGCTGACGGGGCTGCACGAGCCGGCGGCCTCCCATCTGCTGATGCTGGAGGCCGTCGCGGGGCGGGCCGCGCTGAGCCGGGGTTATACCGAGGCACTGCGTGAGCGCTACCTCTGGCACGAGTTCGGCGACGTCCATCTCCTCCTGGGGGATGAGACCACTCACGCTGTGCGTTGCGAACGCGACGTTTGGTGAAACTGTCATCGCCCCGATGTGACGCCGCACATAGGACGCACATCACTTACGAAGGGGATTAGTCGACAATGTCCCGGGTGTTAGCTCGGCATAAGTGGGTAAATGGGCGACTTGACTACCCCCTGCCCCACACCCCGTCCCACTATCCAGCTTCGTACGTCACACCTTTGCCACAGGTTTTTGCTACCGCTAAGAATTGCGTCCGTCGCCGCCGGAAGGCAGTGGGCCTCCCGGCCTCCGCGACTCCCGCTATTCGAAGAGGTACGTCTCTATGTCCGCGTCACGCACCCCTGGTCACAGTCGCCTGAGCAAGACCCACAAGGTTTCGATCGCCGGCATCGCCGCGATCGGCGCCGCCTCACTGGCGTTCTCCCTGGTCCCCGGTAACGCATCCGCCGACGTCGATTCCCACTCCGTGGCCGCCGCAGCGCCGGTGGCCTGGAACTCCACTTCGGGAACCCAGGCGTCAGCGCTCCACGCGAGCATCGCCAAGCAGCAGCTTTCCGCCGAGAACGCCGCCAAGGTCCAGGCCCAGGCGTTCGCCAAGGCGGCGTCCCACGCCAAGACGGTCAAGGCGGAGAAGGACGCCAAGGCCAAGGCCGAGGCAGCCAAGAAGGCCAAGGCCGAGAAGGCAGCCAAGGCCAAGGCGGCCGCCAAGGCGAAGGCCGCGGCAGCCAAGAAGCGCGCCAAGGGCCAGGCCGCCAACCGCTCGACGGTTCGCAAGCCGGTCTACGCCAACAACCTCGACGGCTGGATCCGTGAGTCCCTGTCGATCATGAAGAAGCACGGCATCCCGGGTTCGTACAACGGGCTGCACCGCAACATCATCCGTGAGTCGTCGGGCAACCCGATGGCCATCAACAACTGGGACATCAACGCCCGCAACGGTATACCGTCGAAGGGCCTGCTCCAGGTCATCCCCCCGACGTTCAAGACGTACCACGTCTCCGGAACGCCCAATAACATCTACGACCCCGTCGCCAACATCGTCGCCGCGGCCAACTACGCGGCCGACCGGTACGGCTCGATGGACAACGTCAACAGCGCCTACTGAGCCGCGCCATCCGTACGCCGAAGGGCGGCACCCGCTGGGGTGCCGCCCTCCGGCGCGTGTACGTCTCCTGGCGATGCGCTACTTGCGCATGACCTCGGGCTCGTGGCGGCGCAGCAGCCGCGACACGATGAAGCCGCAGATGACCCCGAGCGCGATCAGCGCGATCATGTCGATGCTCCACTGGGTGGCCGAGTGCTCCCACAGCGGGTCGAGGTCGTTCGGCTTCTCCGGGTCCCACGGCGCCATCAGGTGCGACAGGTCGAGCGTCGCGCCCGCCGCGCTGAGTGCCCAGCGCGAGGGCATCAGCCAGGCGAACTGGTCGAGCCCGGCCTTGCCGAAGATCTGGAAGAGCGTGCCGGTGAAGACGAGCTGCACGATCGCGAACATCACGAGCAGCGGCATGGTCTTCTCGGCCGTCTTGACCAGGGAGGAGATCACCAGACCGAACATCATCGAGGTGAAGCCGATGCCGATGATCGCCAGGCACAGTTCGACGGCCGGGTTGGTGACCAGCCCCTCGGCCGGCAGGTCGCGCACCGAGAAGCCGATGCCGCAGATGATGACGGCCTGCAGGGCCGTGATCACACCGAGCACGATGACCTTGGACATCAGGTACGCGGAGCGGGACAGGCCGACCGACCGTTCCCGTTCGTAGATCACCCGCTCCTTGATCAGCTCTCGTACGGAGTTGGCCGAGCCCGAGAAGCACATGCCGACCACGAGAATCATCATGATCATGCCGGCGCCGCCGTTGAAGCGCGCGGGCGGTGTGGGCGGGCCCAGTCCGAACTTCGCCGGGATCACCACACTCACCCCGCCGAGGATCGCGGGCAGCAGCACCATGAGTCCGAGGAATCCGCGGTCGGACGCGATCACCGCGACATAGCGCCGGATCAGCGTCCACAGCTGGGAGCCCCAGCTCTGCGGCTTCGGCGGCCGCATCTGCGCCCGCGAGGGGAGCTGCGCGGTCTGGACGGCGACGGCGTCGATGTCGGCCGCGTATATCTGGTAGTGCTCGGAGCCGCGCCAGCGGCCCGCCCAGTCGTAGTCGCGGTAGTTCTCGAACGCCGAGAAGACGTCCGCCCAGCTGCCGTAGCCGAAGAAGTTGAGCGCTTCCTCCGGCGGGCCGAAGTACGCGACGGAGCCGCCGGGCGCCATGACGAGCAGCTTGTCGCAGATCGCCAGCTCGGCCACGGAGTGGGTGACGACCAGGACCGTACGGCCGTCGTCGGCGAGGCCGCGCAGCAGCTGCATGACGTCGCGGTCCATGCCCGGGTCGAGGCCCGAGGTCGGCTCGTCCAGGAAGATCAGCGACGGCTTGGTGAGCAGTTCGAGCGCGACGGAGACGCGCTTGCGCTGGCCACCGGAGAGGGAGGTGACCTTCTTCTCCTTGTGCACGTCGAGCTTCAGCTCGCGCAGCACCTCGTCGATACGGGACTCGCGCTCGGCCTCCGCCGTGTCACCGGGGAAGCGGAGCTTGGCCGCGTACTTGAGCGCCTTCCTGACGGTCAGTTCCTTGTGCAGGATGTCGTCCTGCGGGACCAGACCGATGCGCTGGCGCAGCTCGGCGAACTGCTTGTACAGGTTCCTGTTGTCGTACAGGACGTCGCCCTGGTCGGCGGGCCGGTAGCCGGTCAGCGCCTTGAGCAGGGTGGACTTGCCGGAGCCCGACGGGCCGATGACCGCGATCAGCGACTTCTCGGGGACGCCGAAGGAGACGTCCTTGAGGATCTGCTTGCCGCCGTCGACCGTCACGGTGAGATGGCGGGCGGAGAAGGACACCTCGCCGGTGTCGACGAACTCCTCAAGGCGGTCGCCGACGAGCCGGAAGGCCGAGTGCCCCACACCGACGACGTCGTCGGGGCTGAGGAGGACCGTGCCGGACTTGGCGATCGGCTGCCCGTTGACGTACGTGCCGTTGTGCGAGCCGAGGTCGCGGATCTCGAAGCGGCCGTCGGGCATCGCGGTGAACTCGGCGTGCAGCCGGGAGACCTGGAGGTCGGAGACGACCAGTTCGTTCTCCAGGGCACGGCCGATGCGCATGACCCGGCCGAGCGAGAGCTGGTGGAACGTGGTGGGGCTGCGGTCCCCGTACACCGGCGGCGCCCCCGCGGCGCCGCCCGCTGCGGAACTCTGCTGCGGCACGGGCGCGGGCGGGAACTGTGCCTGCGGTGCCGGTGTCTGCGGTGTCTGCGGCCAGCCCTGCTGCGGCTGGGCCGGGGCCTGTGGCGCCCCCGCGGCTGCCTGCGGCGCCGCGGGGGCCATGGCTTGTTGCTGAGCCGGCTGGGCCTGCTGCGGCACGGCCTGCGCCGGCGCCGACTGCGGGGCCGCCGTGAGACTCATCCGCGGCCCGTCGGTGGGATTACCGAGATGCACCACGGAGCCGGGACCCAGCTCCAACTGCTGCACGCGCTGGCCCTGTGAGTAGGTGCCGTTGGTGCTGCCGTGGTCCTCCATGACCCAACTGCGGGCTCCCCGGCTGATGGTGGCGTGACGCCACGAGACCCTGGCGTCGTCGATCACCAGGTCCCCCTGTGGATCCCGGCCAAGTGTGTACGACCTGGACGGATCGAGAGTCCAGGTCCTTCCGTTCAATTCCAGTACGAGTTCCGGCACTCCGCGCCCCACTAGTTTTCCCCCGAGGTACCCCCATCACAGGGAGTCTAGGGATGGCGAACATCGGGGGGAACTATTTCAGGCTCGGCCCTTCCTCGGAAAGTCGGGCCCACCGAATACCGTGTTTGTCCGGCACGCGGGACGGCCGGCCGGTCCCGGGGCGCCGCCCGCTACGGTGGGATCACCATGAGCGCATCGCAGCCGAATCAGACCGCTGACGTCCCCACTCTTCTGGTAAAGATCTTCGGGAAGGACCGCCCCGGGATCACCGCCGGCCTCTTCGACACCCTCGCGGCCTACTCCGTCGACGTCATCGACATCGAGCAGGTCGTCACCCGTGGCCGTATCGTCCTGTGCGCGCTCATCACGGCGCCGACGGTCGGCGGCACGACCGAGGGCGAACTGCGGGCCACCGTGCACAGCTGGACCGAATCCCTCAAACTCCAGGCCGAGATCATCTCCGGCATGGGCGACAACCGGCCGCGCGGCAGCGGCCGTTCACATGTCACCGTGCTCGGCAACCCGCTGACGGCCGAGTCGACCGCCGCCATCGCCGCCGGCATCACCTCGGTCGGCGGGAACATCGACCGGATCTTCCGACTGGCCAAGTACCCCGTCACGGCGGTCGAGTTCGCGGTCTCCGGCGCGCCCACCGAGCAGCTGCGCAGCCGGCTCGCACCCGAGGCCGCCGAGATCGGTGTGGATGTGGCGGTGGTCGCCGCCGGACTCCAGCGCAGGGCCCAGCGGCTGGTGGTCATGGACGTGGACTCGACCCTGATCCAGGACGAGGTCATCGAACTCTTCGCGGCGCACGCGGGCTGTGAGGCGGAGGTCGCCGAGGTCACCGCGCGGGCCATGCTCGGCGAGCTGGACTTCGAGCAGTCCCTGCACGCGCGGGTGGCGCTGCTCGCCGGGCTCGACGTCTCGGTGGTCGACAAGGTGCGTACGGAGGTACGGCTCACACCGGGGGCCCGCACCCTGATCCGTACGCTCAAGCGGCTCGGCTACCAAGTGGGCGTGGTCTCGGGGGGGTTCACCCAGGTGACCGACGCGCTCAAGGAACAGCTCGGGCTCGACTTCGCCGCCGCCAACACACTGGAGATCGTGGACGGCAAGCTCACCGGACGGGTGGTCGGCGATGTGGTCGACCGCGCGGGCAAGGCCAGGCTGCTGCGCAGGTTCGCAGCCGAGGCGGGGGTGCCGCTGGCGCAGACCGTGGCGATCGGCGACGGCGCCAACGACCTCGACATGCTGAACGCTGCGGGGCTCGGGGTCGCGTTCAACGCCAAGCCGGTGGTGCGCGAGGCGGCGCACACGGCGGTGAACGTGCCGTTCCTCGACACCGTCCTGTACCTGCTGGGCATCACACGCGACGAGGTCGAGACGGCGGACGACGAGGACGGTGTCACGGAGGAGTACTGAGCGCGGACCGGCCATGCACCGGCAGTACACCGGCCGGCTGCGGACGTACGAGGCCCCGGCGCGGATCGTCCGCGCCGGGGCCGGGTGATGTCAGGGGTCAGCGGCCGCTGATCAGTCGTGCGGTGCCCAGTAGTCGACGAGCTTGCCCACGCCGTGTTCCACCGACTTCCAGGTGCCGGTGAAGCCGACGACGGCGAATCCCGCGGTCGGGAAGCCGCCTTGCGTCATACGGGCGAGCGCGTCACCCTCGGAGCCGCCGGACAGCGCGTCGGCGAGCGTGTGCATGCCGGGGTTGTGACCGATGACCAGCAGATCCCGCACCTCGTCGGCGGTCTCGTTGATCAGCGCGAGGAGGTCGCCGAGCGACGCGTCGTACAGCCGCTCCTCGTAGACGGTCCTGGGCCGGTGCGGCATCTCGTGCACGGCGAGCTTCCAGGTCTCCCGGGTCCTGACCGAGGTCGAGCAGACTGCCAGGTCGAAGGGGATACCGGTCTCACCGAGCTTGCGTCCGGCCATCGAGGCGTCCAGGCGGCCCCGCTCGGCCAGCGGCCGTTCATGGTCGGACACCTGGGGCCAGTCGGCCTTCGCATGCCGGAGTAGGACGATCCTGCGGGGTGTATCGACGCTCATGCACCCCAGCTTCGCATGAAATGCGCCGCCGGGCGCAGGGTGTTGACGGGCTCCACGGGAGAGGTCGCGGGACACCCGGAAATCGGGGTCGTCACGGGGTCAGGAGCTGGAAGAGGTGCGCCAGGATCCGGCCGACGGCCGGATCGCCTGCGGCCGCCTCGGCCTGCCCCGTACCGGTCATGAGCAGCAGCAGCGCGGCGAAGGCGACGGCGGGCAGGGCGATGGCCCACCACGGCAGCCTGATCTCCGTGCTGCCCTGGGCGGGACGGGCGGATCGGGGGTGCGCTGGGGCCGTCATGGCCGCCTCCGGTGGGCTGCGGGGTGGGTCTGCGATTCGATGGGTCCGAATCTACGGATCATGACCTCCGGAGCCCATCCGGTGACCCACCCACTCAACCCTGAACCTGCCCCCCTAAGG is from Streptomyces sp. NBC_00370 and encodes:
- a CDS encoding SixA phosphatase family protein — protein: MSVDTPRRIVLLRHAKADWPQVSDHERPLAERGRLDASMAGRKLGETGIPFDLAVCSTSVRTRETWKLAVHEMPHRPRTVYEERLYDASLGDLLALINETADEVRDLLVIGHNPGMHTLADALSGGSEGDALARMTQGGFPTAGFAVVGFTGTWKSVEHGVGKLVDYWAPHD
- the serB gene encoding phosphoserine phosphatase SerB, with the translated sequence MSASQPNQTADVPTLLVKIFGKDRPGITAGLFDTLAAYSVDVIDIEQVVTRGRIVLCALITAPTVGGTTEGELRATVHSWTESLKLQAEIISGMGDNRPRGSGRSHVTVLGNPLTAESTAAIAAGITSVGGNIDRIFRLAKYPVTAVEFAVSGAPTEQLRSRLAPEAAEIGVDVAVVAAGLQRRAQRLVVMDVDSTLIQDEVIELFAAHAGCEAEVAEVTARAMLGELDFEQSLHARVALLAGLDVSVVDKVRTEVRLTPGARTLIRTLKRLGYQVGVVSGGFTQVTDALKEQLGLDFAAANTLEIVDGKLTGRVVGDVVDRAGKARLLRRFAAEAGVPLAQTVAIGDGANDLDMLNAAGLGVAFNAKPVVREAAHTAVNVPFLDTVLYLLGITRDEVETADDEDGVTEEY
- a CDS encoding ABC transporter ATP-binding protein/permease translates to MGRGVPELVLELNGRTWTLDPSRSYTLGRDPQGDLVIDDARVSWRHATISRGARSWVMEDHGSTNGTYSQGQRVQQLELGPGSVVHLGNPTDGPRMSLTAAPQSAPAQAVPQQAQPAQQQAMAPAAPQAAAGAPQAPAQPQQGWPQTPQTPAPQAQFPPAPVPQQSSAAGGAAGAPPVYGDRSPTTFHQLSLGRVMRIGRALENELVVSDLQVSRLHAEFTAMPDGRFEIRDLGSHNGTYVNGQPIAKSGTVLLSPDDVVGVGHSAFRLVGDRLEEFVDTGEVSFSARHLTVTVDGGKQILKDVSFGVPEKSLIAVIGPSGSGKSTLLKALTGYRPADQGDVLYDNRNLYKQFAELRQRIGLVPQDDILHKELTVRKALKYAAKLRFPGDTAEAERESRIDEVLRELKLDVHKEKKVTSLSGGQRKRVSVALELLTKPSLIFLDEPTSGLDPGMDRDVMQLLRGLADDGRTVLVVTHSVAELAICDKLLVMAPGGSVAYFGPPEEALNFFGYGSWADVFSAFENYRDYDWAGRWRGSEHYQIYAADIDAVAVQTAQLPSRAQMRPPKPQSWGSQLWTLIRRYVAVIASDRGFLGLMVLLPAILGGVSVVIPAKFGLGPPTPPARFNGGAGMIMMILVVGMCFSGSANSVRELIKERVIYERERSVGLSRSAYLMSKVIVLGVITALQAVIICGIGFSVRDLPAEGLVTNPAVELCLAIIGIGFTSMMFGLVISSLVKTAEKTMPLLVMFAIVQLVFTGTLFQIFGKAGLDQFAWLMPSRWALSAAGATLDLSHLMAPWDPEKPNDLDPLWEHSATQWSIDMIALIALGVICGFIVSRLLRRHEPEVMRK
- a CDS encoding S-adenosylmethionine:tRNA ribosyltransferase-isomerase; amino-acid sequence: MRRAPVERGLDIPRVPAELSARVPAEQRGAGRDDVRLLVSHGTRVSHHVFRELPGQLRAGDVLVVNTSATLAAAVNGRIRGERVVTHFSTRGDDGRWAVELRTPDPAAGGTTLPRAGGPAGTVVRLPGGGRLVLERPLDPAGDRLWWARAEDVDVPGLLRAYGRPIRYGYTERDQPLSAYQTVFALPAADGSGSAEMPSAGRPFTAGLVAELVSRGVQFAPITLHTGVASAEAHEPPYPERFAVPAASARLVNAARAGGGRVVAVGTTAVRALESAAGPTGVVRAASGWTDLVITPRRGVLAVDGLLTGLHEPAASHLLMLEAVAGRAALSRGYTEALRERYLWHEFGDVHLLLGDETTHAVRCERDVW
- a CDS encoding transglycosylase SLT domain-containing protein, which gives rise to MSASRTPGHSRLSKTHKVSIAGIAAIGAASLAFSLVPGNASADVDSHSVAAAAPVAWNSTSGTQASALHASIAKQQLSAENAAKVQAQAFAKAASHAKTVKAEKDAKAKAEAAKKAKAEKAAKAKAAAKAKAAAAKKRAKGQAANRSTVRKPVYANNLDGWIRESLSIMKKHGIPGSYNGLHRNIIRESSGNPMAINNWDINARNGIPSKGLLQVIPPTFKTYHVSGTPNNIYDPVANIVAAANYAADRYGSMDNVNSAY